A window of Castanea sativa cultivar Marrone di Chiusa Pesio chromosome 1, ASM4071231v1 contains these coding sequences:
- the LOC142637922 gene encoding deSI-like protein At4g17486 — protein MWCRMVLLSKKKKKGGVPVYLNVYDLTPMNGYAYWLGLGVYHSGVQVHNVEYAFGAHEHSASGIFEVEPKHCPGFTFRKSILIGRTDLGPGDVRMFMEKLAGDYCGNTYHLITKNCNHFCNDACIKLTGRPIPSWVNRLARLGSFCNCVLPAGVNETKVRQVRTGDRVYEGEKKKLRSHSSRFPTSANPAPPSANPQPISLSSCPPGTAITSTRQRRCVAPSKSLIHSSSTSTLTLKL, from the exons ATGTGGTGTAGAATGGTGTTGCTgtccaagaagaagaagaagggaggTGTGCCTGTTTATCTCAATGTCTATGATTTGACACCCATGAATGGCTATGCCTACTGGCTTGGCCTTGGAGTTTATCATTCTGGCGTACAAG TTCATAATGTTGAGTACGCTTTTGGGGCGCATGAGCATTCAGCATCAGGGATTTTTGAAGTAGAACCAAAGCATTGTCCTGGTTTCACATTTAGGAAATCAATTTTGATCGGAAGGACTGATCTAGGTCCCGGTGATGTCCGCATGTTCATGGAGAAATTAGCTGGAGATTACTGTGGAAACACGTACCATCTTATCACGAAGAACTGCAACCACTTCTGCAATGATGCATGTATCAAATTGACAGGGAGACCTATACCTAGTTGGGTGAATCGACTTGCTCGACTTG GTTCTTTCTGCAACTGTGTCCTTCCAGCAGGTGTTAATGAAACAAAAGTTAGGCAAGTTAGAACAGGAGATAGGGTTTATGaaggagagaagaagaaattgaggAGCCATTCAAGTAGGTTCCCCACTTCTGCGAATCCTGCACCTCCCTCTGCTAATCCTCAGCCAATTTCACTGTCATCTTGTCCTCCAGGTACTGCAATCACAAGTACTAGACAAAGACGTTGTGTCGCTCCATCTAAATCTTTGATTCATTCTTCTTCAACCTCAACCTTGACTTTAAAGCTTTAA